GTGCTGGCCCGGCTTGACCCCACCGAGTACCAGGTGGCCGTGGCCGAGGCGCGCGCCCAGCTTGCCGCGTTGCAGCGCGGCGTGCCGCTGGAACTTTCGCAGACCGTGCACCGGGTGACCGGTGCCCAGGCCGTGGAAGAAGCCACCAAGCGCCGGGCCGCCCAGGCCCGCGACGAAGAGGACGCCGCCCGCTACGAAATGGAGCGCCTGTCCACCGAGCAGGCCCAGGCCGCCCTGGACCGGCGCCGCCTGGAGGCCCTGGTGGGGCAGGGGGCCGTTTCGAGAGAGGCGGTGGACCGCGCCCGTACCGCCGATGATGCCGCCAAGGCCCGGCTGGAATCGTCCCGTGCCAAGCTGGAGGCATCCAGCAAGGCCCGTGCGGCGGCAGAGGCCGAAATGCGCCGCGTGCGCGCCGAGGTGGACCTGGCCGGTACCGGGCAGGTGGTGGCGGAAATCCGCGCCCGCCAGGTAGAGGCCCAGCAGGCCAAGGTGCGCCAGGCGGAACTGAATCTGGACTGGACCATCGTGCGTGCCCCCGTGGACGGCTACGTGACCAAGAAGAACGTGGAGCCGGGCCGCATGGTCACGCGTGGGCAGCCGGTCATGGCCGTGGTGCCCATGTCGCCCGACCACCTGTGGGTGACGGCCAACTTCAAGGAAACCGAACTTACCGACGTGAAGCCCGGCCAGCCCTGCGAAATCCGCGTGGACACCTACCCCAACCTGGTGCTGCAAGGTCAGGTGGAATCGATCATGGCGGGCACGGGCGCGGCCTTTTCGCTGTTTCCGCCCCAGAACGCCTCGGGCAATTTCGTCAAGGTGGTGCAGCGCATTCCGGTGCGGCTGCGCCTGACCGATTACGACCCCGCCACCATGCCCCCCCTGCGCGTGGGCATGAGCGTGGTGCCGGTGATATTCACCAACAGGGGCGTTTCCGAGGTGCCCCCGCGTGCCGCCGGGGCGGACGGCCCCACCGGGCGCATCGAGGGAACGGGCGACACCAGGGGGGGCGACGCGGGCGATGCGGCGAAGCCCGCCGCCAACGGCACGGCTTCCGTGTCCGGCATGACGCCGGGCATGACGACGGGCAAGGCCAACGCCACTGCCCCGAACCAGCCAGTCCAGCCTGCCCAGCCAGCCCAGCCGGTCCGCAAGCAGTAGCCGGGACGGCAGGGCGGCATGTCGAAAGAACCCGAATCGGTCAACCGCTGGCTCATCACCCTGGCGGTGATGGTGCCCACGCTCATCGAAATCCTGGACACCAGCGTGGCCAACGTCTCGCTCAAGCACATCCAGGGCAGCCTGGCTGCGGGCGAGGAAGAGGTGACCTGGGTGCTCACCTCGTACCTGGTGGCCAACGCCATCGTCATTCCCATGAGCGGGTGGCTGGCGCGGCTGATGGGGCGCAAGCGCTTCCTGATGCTGTCCATCGCCGTGTTCACCGCCAGTTCGCTGCTGTGCGGCGCGGCCACCAGCCTGGCCCAGATCATCCTGTTCCGCATCTTTCAGGGGCTTGGCGGCGGCGGGCTGCAACCCATGTCGCAGGCCATCCTGATGGAAACCTTTCCGCCCCAGCAGCGCGGCATGGCCATGGGCATCTTCGGCGTGGGGGTGGTGCTGGGACCCATCCTGGGGCCGCTGATGGGCGGCTACCTGACGGATAATTTCACCTGGCGGTGGATATTCTACATCAACCTGCCGGTGGGGCTGCTGGCGTTGTACCTTGCCGGGGCCTTCCTGTTCGATCCGCCATACATGGAACGCCGCCAGCGCGGCGAAGTGGTGGACTACCTGGGCCTGGCCCTGCTGACCACGGGCATCGGCGCGTTGCAGATCGTGCTGGACAAGGGCCAGCAGGACGACTGGTTCAGCTCGCCCTTCATCACCGCGCTGGCCGTGGTTTCGGCGGTGTCGCTTGTGGGGCTGGTGTTCTGGGAACTGCGCCACCCAAGGCCGGTGCTGGACTTCCGCATCCTGAAGAACCGCAGTTTCGCCATCGGCAACGCGGTGATGTTCTTCGGCTTTTTCGCCTTCTTCGGGTCCATCGTGCTGCTGCCGCTGTTCCTGCAAGGGCTGATGGGCTACACCGCCTACCTCGCGGGGTTGGTGCTGGGGCCGGGGGGTATGCTGGCCCTGGTGTTCATGCCCGTGGCGGGCAAGCTGACCGAACGCATCGACGCCCGCTGGATGCTGGCCTTCGGCATGCTGGTGTGCGCGTATTCGCTGCACATCATGGCCGGGTTCAACCTGTACATCGACTTCGGTACGGCGGCCTTCGCCCGTGTGCTGCAAGGCATCGCCATGCCGTTCTTCTTCGTGTCGCTGTCGGTGGTCACCTTCGCCTACGTCCCGCGCGAGGCCATGAACACCGCATCGCCCCTGTACAACCTGCTGCGCAACCTGGGCGGCTCGTTCGGGGTGGCCTTTGTCACCACGCTGCTGGCCCGGCGCACCCAGTACCACCACAGCGTGCTGGCCGAGGACATGACGCCCCTCTCGCCCGCCTACGAGCTGAGCTTCGAGCAGATTCGCAACGGGCTGGCCATGCAGCTTGGCGAGGTGGCCGATCTGGCCGAGCGCACCCGCGTGGTGATCTACCAGTTGCTCCAGCGCGAGGCATCCGCCCTGGCCTTCAACGACGCCTTCTTTTCGCAGGGGGCCATTTTTGTGCTGCTGTTCTTCTGCGTGTGGTTCATGCGCAGGCCGCCGCGCGGCAAGCATGAGGGCTTCGTGGAATAGGCGCGGGCGATGTTTCCTGCCTGCTGGTGACGCCGGGTATCGATGCACAATGGCCGCCGCTCTGAGGGAGCGGCGGCCATTGTGCGTGCGCCATGCGCCGTGCGAGGCGTGGATCGGCGTTCGGTATCAATTCCTTGTGTCGTCGGCCAGTTCCGCGCGCACCGCTTCGATCACCTCAAGGTACCGGGCAAAGACCTGCTCGTCGTCCTCCACGCTGCCGAAGTCGGTGCCGGCCTCCACGTCGCGCAGGTCGAAGATGGCGTTGGCCAGCGCCCACGGATCCGGCTGGTCCAGCACCCGGCCCGTGCGGCCATCGTCGATGAGGTCGCAGGCGCCCGTGGCGCGGGTGGTCACCGTGGGCACGCCCATGGCCTGCGCCTCGGCCACCACGTTGCCGAAGGTGTCGTAGAACGAGGGGTGGCAGAGCACGTCCAGCCCGGCGTAGAAACGCGGCATGTCGGCGGCCTTGACCTTGCCGAGGAACACCACCCGCTTCTCCACCCCCAGCGATGCGGCGTAGTCGGCGTACTTGCGGCTGCGTCGCCCCCCGGCCGCCACCAGCACGTATTCCTCGGGCAGGTGGGCCAGCGCGGCGATGAGCCGGTCCAGTCCCTTGAGCTCGAAGTTGCTGGAACAGAACCCGATGGCCCGGTGCTTTTCGCGCAGGCCCACGATGCGCCGGGCCTCGCCGCGCAGGTCGGTGAAGCGCCGGATGTTGAAGCGCCGGGTGTCCACCCCGTTGGGGATGACCACCACCGTGGCCGGGGAATGGGGAAACTGGCGCGCCACGGCGGCCCGCACGTTCTGCGAGATGGCAATGACGCGCCGGGTGGCCGGGTGGTTGTAGATTTTCCGGTCCAGCACGGTCATCAGCAGGTTGTTGGGGTTCAGCAGGCGCGAGAGCGCCTTGGTGAACCGCCGCAGGGGCGAGCGCTGCGCCGCCAGGCTGTTGTGCATGAAGTCGCGGTGCGGCCCGCCCGACCTGTGGATGTGGCACCCCGCCATGTTGCCGAAGCTGACGCTGATGGTGGTCGGCGGCAGTTCGCGCAGGGCGCGGGTGGCGGCCAGGTGCAGGCCAAGGTTTTTCATGAACCGGCCGGGCCGCCACAGCCCCAGCACCCGGATGTCCACAGCCAGCGGCGCGGCGTCGGGATCGGCCTTCGGGCCGTCGCCGTCCCGGCGCAGGGTTGGGGCCTTGGCACCGGGCACGTCGGGGGCCATTTCGCCGCACAGCACACGGACGGGCACGCCGTGGGCGCGCAGGTATTCATGGAAGCGGTAGCAGAAATGCTCCACGCCGCCGTAGCGCGAGTAGGTGCGGATGAATAGTGCGACCTCTGGCAGAGCGACCTCTGGCAGGGCGACCTCTGGCGGGATGGATTCGGGATGGGGGGGCGCGGGGTGAGGAGCCTCGTGCCGGGTGGCATCCGGAAGGACGGCTCCGGGCTGGGTGTCGTCGGGCGTGGGGGCGGTGGGCGTGTCTGGCATGGTTGGGTGGGTCGGGGTGTGCGCCGGGGCGCGGGATGGGGCGCAAGGCCCGAACGCCCGCTTGGTCTAGCAAACGGCCACGACCGGTGCAAGGCCGGCCTGGAGTGGGCGGGTTCGCCCGCGAAGGCGCGGTGCCTCCGGCTCCATCCTTCCGTCCTGCTCCCTGCGCCCGTTCGCCCCCCGTTCGCTCAATCCGGCCCCGCAAGTGCCCAGGTTCGCGGGGCGCTGCTTCAGCCCTGCGCGCCGGAGGGCGGGTAGTCCTTCTCGGTGCGCGCGCGGGTTTCTTCCAGCGTTTCTTCCGAGTCGGCGTAGCGGTCGGCGATGTCGCGGAAGGTTTGCAGGTTGGCCAGAAAGGCGTCCACCACGTCCGGGTCGAAGTGCGATCCGCGCCCCTGGCGAATGATCTCGACAGATTTCTCCATATCGAACGGGGGCTTGTACACCCGGCGGCTGATCAGCGCATCGAATACGTCGGCCAGGGCCATGAGCCGGGCCGAAACGGGAATCCCGTCGCCGGAAAGCCCCAGGGGGTAGCCGCTGCCGTCCCACTTCTCGTGGTGGCAATAGGCGATCTCGCGTGCGTGGCGCAGGAACGAGACAGGCGTATCCAGTTGTTTCTCCGCCGCGATGATGGCGTCGCGCCCCAGCGCGGGGTGGCGCTTCATGTCCTCGAATTCCTCTGGCGTGAGCTTGCCGGGCTTCAGCAGGATGCGATCGGCGATGCCCACCTTGCCGATGTCGTGCAGGGGGGCGGATTTGAACAGCAGGGGGATGTCTTCCGGCGTGAGCGCGGCGGAAAAGCGCGGATGGTCCGACAGATGCTGGGCCAGCACCTTCACATAGTGCTGGGTGCGGCGGATGTGGTTGCCGGTTTCGTTGTCGCGCGTTTCGGCCAGCGAGGCCATGGCCATGATGGTCACGTCCTGCACGGCGGCCAGTTCGCGCATGCGGCGGGCCACCTCGTCCTCGAGGAATTCGTTCTTGTCCTTCAGAAAGTCGCGGGCGGCCTTT
This DNA window, taken from Nitratidesulfovibrio sp., encodes the following:
- a CDS encoding HlyD family secretion protein, translating into MNSKKRILGILLGVMVLASGIWYWHGLGKVETDDAQVDGRIFMVSPRVAGYVVDVPVEDNQFVREGEVLARLDPTEYQVAVAEARAQLAALQRGVPLELSQTVHRVTGAQAVEEATKRRAAQARDEEDAARYEMERLSTEQAQAALDRRRLEALVGQGAVSREAVDRARTADDAAKARLESSRAKLEASSKARAAAEAEMRRVRAEVDLAGTGQVVAEIRARQVEAQQAKVRQAELNLDWTIVRAPVDGYVTKKNVEPGRMVTRGQPVMAVVPMSPDHLWVTANFKETELTDVKPGQPCEIRVDTYPNLVLQGQVESIMAGTGAAFSLFPPQNASGNFVKVVQRIPVRLRLTDYDPATMPPLRVGMSVVPVIFTNRGVSEVPPRAAGADGPTGRIEGTGDTRGGDAGDAAKPAANGTASVSGMTPGMTTGKANATAPNQPVQPAQPAQPVRKQ
- a CDS encoding DHA2 family efflux MFS transporter permease subunit codes for the protein MSKEPESVNRWLITLAVMVPTLIEILDTSVANVSLKHIQGSLAAGEEEVTWVLTSYLVANAIVIPMSGWLARLMGRKRFLMLSIAVFTASSLLCGAATSLAQIILFRIFQGLGGGGLQPMSQAILMETFPPQQRGMAMGIFGVGVVLGPILGPLMGGYLTDNFTWRWIFYINLPVGLLALYLAGAFLFDPPYMERRQRGEVVDYLGLALLTTGIGALQIVLDKGQQDDWFSSPFITALAVVSAVSLVGLVFWELRHPRPVLDFRILKNRSFAIGNAVMFFGFFAFFGSIVLLPLFLQGLMGYTAYLAGLVLGPGGMLALVFMPVAGKLTERIDARWMLAFGMLVCAYSLHIMAGFNLYIDFGTAAFARVLQGIAMPFFFVSLSVVTFAYVPREAMNTASPLYNLLRNLGGSFGVAFVTTLLARRTQYHHSVLAEDMTPLSPAYELSFEQIRNGLAMQLGEVADLAERTRVVIYQLLQREASALAFNDAFFSQGAIFVLLFFCVWFMRRPPRGKHEGFVE
- a CDS encoding glycosyltransferase family 4 protein — translated: MPDTPTAPTPDDTQPGAVLPDATRHEAPHPAPPHPESIPPEVALPEVALPEVALFIRTYSRYGGVEHFCYRFHEYLRAHGVPVRVLCGEMAPDVPGAKAPTLRRDGDGPKADPDAAPLAVDIRVLGLWRPGRFMKNLGLHLAATRALRELPPTTISVSFGNMAGCHIHRSGGPHRDFMHNSLAAQRSPLRRFTKALSRLLNPNNLLMTVLDRKIYNHPATRRVIAISQNVRAAVARQFPHSPATVVVIPNGVDTRRFNIRRFTDLRGEARRIVGLREKHRAIGFCSSNFELKGLDRLIAALAHLPEEYVLVAAGGRRSRKYADYAASLGVEKRVVFLGKVKAADMPRFYAGLDVLCHPSFYDTFGNVVAEAQAMGVPTVTTRATGACDLIDDGRTGRVLDQPDPWALANAIFDLRDVEAGTDFGSVEDDEQVFARYLEVIEAVRAELADDTRN
- a CDS encoding two-component system response regulator; translation: MTDTPLPPLPADDTRRTVLVVDDTADNLTLLSDLLKDAYRVKVANSGEKALRILSSGSPPDLVLLDIMMPGMDGYAVLRKLKELPGTADVPVIFLTALSEEDDERIGLELGAVDYITKPVSPSIMLARVRTHLQVKAARDFLKDKNEFLEDEVARRMRELAAVQDVTIMAMASLAETRDNETGNHIRRTQHYVKVLAQHLSDHPRFSAALTPEDIPLLFKSAPLHDIGKVGIADRILLKPGKLTPEEFEDMKRHPALGRDAIIAAEKQLDTPVSFLRHAREIAYCHHEKWDGSGYPLGLSGDGIPVSARLMALADVFDALISRRVYKPPFDMEKSVEIIRQGRGSHFDPDVVDAFLANLQTFRDIADRYADSEETLEETRARTEKDYPPSGAQG